One segment of Cydia fagiglandana chromosome 12, ilCydFagi1.1, whole genome shotgun sequence DNA contains the following:
- the LOC134669539 gene encoding arrestin domain-containing protein 17-like, whose translation MGFDEGRIVLDSDSGAYFTGQTVNAKLVFNQDKVKTFRGIYAKIKGFCRVHWTTSHSRRVPDGRSGHRTEHYTETHESHEVYVERKIYLVGGESGEHRIQPGKHEYPFNFPLPADCPSSFEGQHGHIRYEIKAVVDRAFKTDQEKKVRLRVIAPLDLNADPYCSEPIEIEMSNTYCCCCMSRGACETLVKLPKGGYCPGQTVPIEVSCENKGNVDIETITFAIEQNTVFHATHRPGTKSSEDTVAKLKKGPIPGNTSRTWTVEMEMPTMDLYNVAACRYIDIDYTFVVKVSPDGCHEDSKERRRIVIGNIPLRGYQDNIPNPMQDQMPKQIENYQNAAPHFGPVVNQPMPYPAPSPYPSGNPYPGAYPGTSPYPGANPPYPNASPYPGPHPVSPYPNSPYPGSVQPVSPYPPPYSAVPSLPPGANVPYPTRPTSPFVNASAPGLIPATPDSAEKKNPIDDSCNNPPFNPNFKS comes from the exons ATGGGTTTCGATGAAGGACGGATCGTCCTTGACAGTGATAGTGGAGCATATTTCACAGGACAGACGGTTAATGCAAAATTAGTATTTAACCAAGACAAAGTGAAAACTTTTCGAG gtatatATGCAAAAATTAAAGGTTTCTGCAGAGTCCACTGGACGACCTCGCACTCCAGGAGAGTCCCTGACGGCCGAAGCGGCCATCGCACTGAGCATTATACAGAGACACATGAGTCTCATGAGGTCTATGTCGAAAGGAAAATTTACCTCGTTGGAGGGGAAAGTG GGGAACACCGGATACAACCAGGCAAACATGAATACCCATTCAACTTCCCACTGCCCGCGGACTGTCCCTCATCCTTCGAGGGTCAGCACGGCCACATCCGATATGAAATAAAGGCGGTGGTGGACCGGGCCTTCAAGACTGATCAAGAGAAAAAGGTCCGACTGAGGGTCATAGCACCATTGGATCTTAATGCGGATCCGTACTGCAGT GAACCAATCGAGATCGAGATGAGCAACACTTACTGCTGCTGTTGCATGAGCCGTGGCGCCTGCGAGACCTTAGTGAAGCTACCCAAAGGCGGCTACTGCCCTGGACAGACTGTACCTATTGAAGTCAGCTGCGAAAACAAGGGCAATGTGGACATTGAGACCATCACCTTTGCTATTGAACAG AACACTGTGTTCCACGCGACCCATCGGCCCGGCACGAAGAGCAGCGAAGATACCGTCGCCAAATTAAAGAAGGGCCCGATACCCGGCAACACTTCTCGCACCTGGACCGTGGAGATGGAAATGCCCACCATGGACCTGTACAATGTAGCTGCTTGTCGGTACATCGATATCGACTATACGTTCGTG GTCAAAGTATCACCAGACGGCTGTCACGAAGACAGCAAAGAACGACGCCGCATCGTCATCGGCAACATCCCGCTGCGAGGCTACCAGGACAATATCCCCAACCCAATGCAAGACCAAATGCCGAAACAGATAGAGAACTATCAAAATGCCGCGCCGCACTTCGGCCCCGTTGTCAACCAACCGATGCCTTATCCTGCTCCTAGTCCTTACCCTAGCGGTAACCCTTACCCGGGTGCATACCCTGGTACTAGCCCGTACCCTGGCGCGAACCCTCCATACCCGAACGCTAGTCCGTACCCCGGCCCGCACCCGGTGTCTCCGTATCCTAATTCTCCATACCCTGGAAGCGTGCAGCCGGTCTCGCCGTATCCGCCTCCGTACTCCGCTGTGCCTTCGTTGCCGCCTGGGGCTAATGTGCCGTATCCCACAAGG CCCACGAGCCCGTTTGTCAACGCTAGTGCCCCCGGCCTGATTCCAGCAACACCGGATTCTGCCGAGAAAA aaaaccCGATAGATGACAGCTGCAACAATCCTCCTTTCAACCCTAACTTTAAATCATAA
- the LOC134669540 gene encoding arrestin domain-containing protein 2-like, with protein MSGFANGSITLDEERDVYYAGQVLSGKLEFGINEPLQFKAINLIFHGEANVSWVETEVEEYAGVRSYNNIQYGGEEVFFHVEQCVCGGVGESQLQPGSHVIPFRFQIPPTVPSSFGTGDDDEERTIYYFVKAVLEYQCGRESEELEKDFQVVVPLDLNLNPEMQVENEVIFEEAISSCLCGSGLLKVTVTLPATGFAPAMVMPIAVKADNQSSVEITKIHFELVQRVKYFSTDPPSKKEEPETRLQYSKTGAVPAKTRRNFEHNFRIPDLIPVITQNCNTIKVGYFFKMKLVLSGCNDDLEDEMEICLGQIPIREMIDGDYVHPLQSDLPKGPIPHPGEPPIEIPPYVYPSQTLQVISNYTVSAYTYPNQNQPYPGVNCSTGANSPYHVRIPPYPGGNPIATPNPPYPGGNPIATPNPPYPGGNPIATPNPPYPGGNPIATPKPPYPGGNPPYPGVPGPNPPYPSNPAPVIGFVASPVYPPSTGTSTPYNPSAPPE; from the exons ATGTCGGGATTTGCGAATGGAAGTATAACTTTAGACGAGGAGCGGGATGTTTACTATGCCGGCCAAGTACTGTCAGGAAAACTTGAGTTTGGAATCAATGAGCCACTTCAGTTCAAGG CCATCAACCTCATATTCCATGGTGAAGCCAACGTGTCTTGGGTGGAAACAGAGGTGGAGGAATATGCCGGAGTGCGGAGTTACAATAACATACAATATGGCGGCGAAGAGGTGTTCTTCCATGTAGAGCAATGTGTTTGTGGAGGTGTCG GTGAATCTCAGCTGCAGCCCGGGAGCCACGTTATTCCATTCCGGTTCCAAATACCACCCACAGTGCCTTCGAGCTTCGGTACAGGGGACGATGATGAAGAGAGAACCATTTATTACTTTGTCAAG GCAGTTCTCGAGTACCAATGTGGCCGTGAAAGCGAAGAGTTGGAGAAAGATTTCCAAGTTGTGGTGCCACTGGATTTGAACCTCAATCCGGAGATGCAG GTAGAGAACGAGGTTATCTTCGAGGAAGCCATCAGTTCCTGCTTGTGCGGCTCAGGGCTACTGAAGGTGACCGTGACGCTGCCGGCCACCGGCTTCGCGCCTGCCATGGTGATGCCTATTGCTGTCAAAGCTGATAACCAGAGCTCGGTGGAGATCACCAAGATTCACTTCGAGCTGGTTCAG AGGGTAAAATATTTCAGCACGGACCCGCCATCAAAAAAGGAGGAACCGGAAACCAGGCTCCAGTACTCTAAAACCGGTGCCGTTCCAGCCAAGACGAGGAGGAACTTCGAACACAACTTCCGGATACCGGATTTAATACCGGTTATCACGCAGAATTGTAACACCATCAAAGTGGGTTACTTTTTTAAG ATGAAATTAGTCCTCAGCGGCTGCAACGACGATCTAGAAGACGAAATGGAAATTTGTCTCGGCCAAATTCCTATACGAGAGATGATAGACGGGGACTACGTACATCCCTTACAAAGTGACCTACCTAAAGGCCCTATACCCCATCCAGGGGAACCACCTATAGAAATACCCCCTTATGTATATCCGTCACAGACTTTACAAGTTATTTCTAATTATACTGTAAGTGCTTATACTTATCCTAATCAAAATCAACCTTACCCTGGTGTCAATTGTAGCACTGGCGCGAACTCACCATATCATGTTAGAATCCCACCTTATCCAGGTGGTAACCCTATTGCTACCCCGAACCCACCTTACCCAGGTGGTAACCCTATTGCTACCCCGAATCCACCTTACCCAGGTGGTAACCCTATTGCTACCCCGAACCCACCTTACCCAGGTGGTAACCCTATTGCTACCCCGAAACCACCCTACCCAGGTGGCAACCCACCATACCCTGGCGTCCCTGGACCTAACCCTCCCTATCCTAGTAACCCTGCCCCTGTCATAGGGTTTGTGGCCAGTCCAGTGTACCCTCCTTCTACGGGAACCTCTACGCCTTACAATCCAAGCGCGCCTCCGGAGTAA